In Kangiella profundi, one DNA window encodes the following:
- a CDS encoding GntR family transcriptional regulator, translating to MQIHWDDTQPIYLQLRDKVLNMILDGSLQEGDALPSVRNISAEYQLNPITVSKAYQLLVESELAEKRRGLGMFVTEGAKEKLLKQEREQFLTVEWPALLKKIERLQISLDDLFNRTKAEESNHE from the coding sequence ATGCAAATACATTGGGATGACACACAGCCAATTTACCTGCAACTCCGCGATAAGGTCCTCAATATGATCCTTGATGGAAGCTTGCAGGAAGGTGATGCCTTGCCCTCGGTTCGGAACATTTCAGCAGAGTATCAGTTGAATCCGATCACCGTATCCAAGGCTTATCAATTATTGGTTGAAAGTGAATTAGCAGAAAAACGAAGGGGATTAGGCATGTTCGTAACTGAAGGTGCGAAAGAGAAGTTATTAAAGCAGGAGCGCGAGCAATTCTTGACTGTAGAGTGGCCAGCACTGTTGAAAAAAATCGAACGCTTGCAGATTTCATTGGATGATCTCTTCAATCGTACTAAAGCTGAGGAGAGCAATCATGAGTAA
- a CDS encoding ABC transporter ATP-binding protein codes for MSNIIEAKGLNKKYGNFKALDNVSFELESGRILGLIGPNGAGKTTLLKSLLGLTPFEGELNIFGLDPHKQRDELMKRVCFIADVAVLPRWIKVSQAIDFVEGVHPRFSRELCEKYLEQTKIKRNSRVKSLSKGMVVQLHLALIMAIDADLLILDEPTLGLDILFRKSFYEQLLNDYFDDNRTIIITTHQVEEIEHILSDLIFIQDGKIVLDDSMDAIADSYFEVMVEKEFEEAALAMKPLNVREVFGQKVCLFSGIAKEQLQELGKVRKPSVADLFVAKMKGEAA; via the coding sequence ATGAGTAATATCATTGAAGCCAAAGGATTGAATAAAAAATATGGCAACTTCAAAGCTCTTGATAACGTTAGCTTTGAGTTAGAGTCAGGACGTATTTTGGGTCTTATTGGCCCGAATGGTGCGGGAAAAACAACATTACTAAAATCACTGTTAGGTTTAACACCTTTCGAAGGCGAGCTTAATATTTTCGGTCTGGATCCGCATAAACAACGCGATGAGCTGATGAAACGCGTCTGTTTTATTGCTGATGTGGCCGTGTTACCTCGCTGGATTAAAGTAAGTCAGGCAATCGACTTTGTAGAGGGGGTACATCCTCGTTTCAGTCGTGAGCTGTGTGAGAAGTACTTGGAACAAACAAAAATAAAAAGGAATAGCCGGGTTAAGTCCTTATCCAAAGGAATGGTGGTGCAACTGCACCTGGCCTTAATCATGGCAATTGATGCGGACTTGTTGATTCTGGATGAGCCAACATTAGGACTGGATATCCTGTTCCGCAAATCATTCTACGAGCAACTGCTAAACGATTATTTTGATGATAATCGAACCATAATAATAACTACGCATCAGGTTGAGGAAATTGAGCACATATTAAGTGATTTGATTTTTATCCAGGACGGAAAAATCGTGCTTGATGATTCAATGGATGCCATTGCAGACTCGTATTTTGAAGTAATGGTTGAGAAGGAGTTTGAGGAAGCTGCCTTAGCGATGAAACCACTGAATGTCAGGGAAGTGTTTGGGCAAAAGGTATGCCTGTTCAGTGGTATCGCTAAGGAGCAACTTCAAGAATTAGGTAAGGTTCGCAAACCGAGCGTAGCCGATCTGTTTGTTGCCAAAATGAAAGGAGAGGCCGCATGA
- the efp gene encoding elongation factor P: MGTITTNDLRNGTKIMLDGEPCTVVDNQFVRPGKGQAFSKTKVLYLLTGRTVEKTFKSGESIETADVMDTDMEYLYNDGEFWYFMDPNTFEQVSADKNAVGDKAVYLIEQDKCLITLWNGNPIDVTPPNFVVLEVTDTDPGLRGDTSSGGSKPATMHTGAVVKVPLFVNIGDKLKIDTRTGDYVSRA, encoded by the coding sequence ATGGGAACAATTACCACTAACGACTTACGTAATGGTACAAAAATTATGCTAGACGGCGAACCCTGTACGGTGGTCGACAACCAGTTCGTTCGTCCCGGTAAAGGCCAGGCCTTCAGTAAAACCAAAGTATTATACTTGCTAACCGGCCGCACCGTCGAAAAAACTTTTAAATCAGGTGAATCCATCGAAACAGCCGATGTCATGGATACGGATATGGAATACCTCTACAACGATGGCGAGTTCTGGTACTTCATGGATCCAAACACCTTCGAGCAGGTTTCAGCCGATAAAAATGCAGTAGGCGACAAAGCCGTATATTTAATTGAACAGGATAAATGCCTGATCACGCTTTGGAACGGTAACCCAATCGACGTCACGCCACCAAACTTTGTGGTACTAGAAGTAACCGATACTGACCCAGGTCTGCGCGGTGATACATCAAGCGGTGGCTCAAAGCCAGCAACCATGCACACAGGCGCTGTGGTAAAAGTACCTCTATTTGTGAATATTGGTGATAAGCTTAAGATCGATACGCGTACTGGCGATTACGTTTCTCGCGCCTAG
- the epmA gene encoding elongation factor P--(R)-beta-lysine ligase — MTHWKPSASLQNLKARAELLATVRAFFAEREVLEVDTPSLSHYGVTDRYMRSMIAQVSSQEQGILQTSPEYAMKRLLAAGSGSIYQICKAFRQDEVGSRHNPEFTMLEWYRLDFDHLQLMDEVYELVSKVLGPKQRQDLSYQQSFIEFLGIDPLSINDEELEQFARSNLGLLPDELERDDYLSLLFEDKIEPQLGLNDSVCFIYDYPASQAALARISETDSRVAHRFELYIEGIELANGFYELADCDQQLKRFEADNRWRVQNNLPEMAIDQHFIEALEHGLPECSGVALGLDRLLMIKLATNDISDVIAFPWDRA, encoded by the coding sequence ATGACCCACTGGAAACCCTCCGCATCACTACAAAACCTTAAGGCCCGTGCTGAGTTACTGGCGACAGTCAGAGCATTCTTTGCTGAACGAGAGGTACTAGAGGTCGATACTCCTTCCCTATCGCATTACGGAGTTACTGATCGTTATATGCGTTCAATGATCGCTCAAGTTAGCTCCCAGGAGCAGGGGATCTTGCAGACCTCTCCTGAGTACGCCATGAAGCGCTTGCTAGCAGCAGGTTCCGGTTCAATCTATCAAATATGCAAAGCATTTCGCCAGGATGAGGTGGGGAGCAGGCACAACCCTGAGTTCACTATGTTGGAATGGTATCGTTTAGATTTTGACCATTTGCAGTTGATGGATGAGGTCTATGAACTTGTGTCTAAGGTGCTTGGGCCGAAGCAGCGACAGGATCTGAGCTATCAGCAGTCCTTTATTGAATTCCTTGGTATAGACCCCTTATCCATCAATGATGAGGAGCTTGAACAGTTTGCCCGCTCTAATCTTGGCTTGCTTCCCGATGAGTTGGAGCGAGATGATTATTTGAGCTTACTGTTTGAAGATAAGATTGAACCTCAGCTTGGGTTGAATGACTCAGTCTGTTTTATCTACGATTATCCAGCGAGCCAGGCTGCTCTAGCTCGTATCTCAGAGACAGACTCAAGAGTTGCTCATCGCTTTGAGCTTTATATTGAAGGTATTGAGCTGGCAAATGGCTTTTATGAACTTGCCGATTGTGACCAACAGTTAAAGCGATTTGAGGCTGATAACAGGTGGCGGGTACAAAATAATCTGCCAGAAATGGCTATCGACCAACACTTTATTGAAGCATTGGAACATGGGTTACCGGAGTGTTCCGGGGTGGCTTTAGGGCTCGATCGCCTGTTGATGATTAAGCTTGCAACCAACGATATTAGCGATGTTATCGCTTTTCCCTGGGATCGAGCCTAA
- a CDS encoding DUF1302 domain-containing protein — protein MKNTGLNHKSSPMTRLSQIAAGVALAVSAASSQAVNWDTENYDVNFDTTLSVGVGVRVEERDRNLVGKSNLYQIENGQPISNAYLSGTVPPGAWSNNSDDGNLNFDKGDFFSQVIKGVHELDIRHKDGDQGLFARGLWYYDRILMDTELPFRNLDSYGGQDGRNTAREEQGYDARMLDMYVWKTFEFDSGNVMQVRLGEQVVSWGESTFIQHSLSEANPVDLRTLRNPGAELKEAFIPTSMIWTSFDLNESWNMEAFYQFEFEEVKFDEPGTYFSTRDFLGLKGEEVHLGFAQYPEGQPGTVALRDETRFADDQGQFGVKVGYFTEYGTEFGFYYMNYHNRRPIISANAANAEGVVTGFLEYPEDIQMYGLSFNTATDSGLSVAGEISYRVDEPLQVDDVELLFATLEPIGQIPSGTSQVANGVGLGEEISGYRLLDTVQAQMTITSLLGPVFGSDQTAFLVEVGANQILDMPSQDELRFESEGTFRSGNPDRAIDYNGNGTIDGLFGFDPTGTSPCGFTNPTTGQRIRTECEGMTENGFADEFSWGYRMAMRWDYNNVFSGWNMSPRIVFQHDVSGNTPAPISNFLEGRKSLSAGVSLSTLSAWKWDFAYNSYFGGGSANLISDRDHVSLALSYSF, from the coding sequence ATGAAAAATACAGGGTTAAACCATAAAAGCTCTCCAATGACGCGCTTATCTCAAATTGCAGCAGGTGTTGCATTAGCCGTGTCAGCTGCCAGCAGTCAGGCGGTCAATTGGGACACAGAAAATTACGATGTTAACTTTGATACTACTTTATCGGTAGGTGTCGGTGTGCGGGTCGAAGAGCGAGACCGTAACTTAGTAGGTAAGTCAAATCTCTATCAAATTGAGAATGGACAACCAATTTCAAATGCTTACCTTTCTGGCACTGTCCCGCCGGGAGCATGGTCTAACAACTCCGACGATGGCAATCTAAATTTTGATAAGGGTGATTTCTTTTCACAAGTGATCAAAGGCGTTCATGAGTTAGACATTCGTCACAAGGATGGCGATCAGGGCTTATTTGCTCGCGGCCTTTGGTACTATGACCGTATTTTGATGGACACTGAGCTTCCCTTCCGTAATCTAGATAGCTATGGCGGGCAAGATGGCAGAAATACTGCAAGAGAAGAGCAGGGTTACGATGCTCGTATGCTTGATATGTATGTTTGGAAAACATTTGAGTTCGACAGTGGCAACGTGATGCAGGTTCGTTTAGGTGAGCAGGTTGTTAGCTGGGGTGAAAGTACTTTTATCCAGCACAGTTTATCTGAGGCAAATCCCGTAGACCTGAGAACCTTAAGAAATCCTGGTGCCGAGCTTAAAGAGGCCTTTATTCCGACCAGTATGATCTGGACGTCTTTCGACTTGAATGAAAGCTGGAATATGGAAGCTTTCTATCAGTTTGAATTTGAAGAAGTTAAGTTTGATGAGCCGGGTACTTATTTTTCTACACGTGACTTCTTAGGCCTGAAAGGTGAAGAGGTTCACTTAGGTTTTGCACAGTACCCAGAAGGTCAACCAGGAACCGTTGCATTACGCGATGAAACACGTTTTGCAGACGATCAAGGCCAGTTCGGTGTCAAAGTAGGTTATTTCACCGAATATGGTACAGAGTTTGGTTTCTACTACATGAATTACCACAACCGTCGTCCAATTATTTCTGCTAATGCAGCTAATGCTGAGGGCGTTGTTACTGGTTTTCTTGAGTATCCAGAAGATATTCAGATGTACGGCTTAAGTTTTAATACTGCAACTGACAGTGGTTTATCTGTAGCGGGTGAGATTTCTTACCGTGTTGATGAGCCTTTGCAGGTTGATGATGTTGAATTGTTATTCGCGACTCTTGAGCCAATTGGTCAAATACCAAGCGGCACCAGTCAGGTTGCTAATGGCGTTGGCTTGGGAGAAGAAATTTCAGGTTATAGATTACTTGATACTGTACAGGCACAAATGACTATAACTTCATTATTAGGGCCTGTCTTTGGTTCTGACCAGACGGCTTTCTTAGTTGAAGTGGGCGCTAACCAAATTTTGGATATGCCAAGTCAAGATGAGCTACGATTTGAGTCTGAAGGTACTTTCCGTTCCGGCAACCCAGATCGTGCCATTGACTACAATGGTAACGGAACAATTGATGGCTTATTTGGTTTTGACCCAACAGGCACTTCGCCCTGTGGCTTTACAAATCCTACAACAGGTCAACGTATCCGAACTGAATGTGAAGGCATGACTGAGAACGGTTTTGCTGATGAGTTTTCTTGGGGTTACCGTATGGCAATGCGCTGGGATTACAACAATGTATTCAGTGGTTGGAATATGTCTCCACGTATCGTATTCCAGCATGACGTGAGCGGTAACACACCTGCACCTATCTCGAACTTCCTGGAAGGTCGTAAGTCATTATCAGCAGGGGTAAGTTTAAGTACCTTAAGTGCATGGAAGTGGGATTTTGCATATAACAGCTACTTCGGTGGTGGTTCAGCAAATCTTATTTCTGACCGAGATCACGTCTCGCTAGCATTAAGTTATTCGTTTTAA
- the epmB gene encoding EF-P beta-lysylation protein EpmB, which yields MIQNLQILPRNDSYWQEREWKKLLAGAISSPFELLSRLNLSPDQLPYSILDKHRFIQKVPAPFIDRMEIGNPNDPLLRQVLALSEENNTVEGFVSDPLQEQESEIPGLLHKYRSRVLVMLSTACAINCRYCFRREFPYQEHQTGRDGWSAIFDYLRDHPEINEVILSGGDPLAVSDAYLNDFIQQLSAIPSVIRLRIHTRLPVVIPQRVTQGFVDAVTQSRLQTVVVLHINHPNEIDELFSKSLSRLHRAGVSLLNQSVLLKDVNDDSRILAELSEKLFASHILPYYLHLLDKVSGAHHFLVSDQQAKSIMQQLHQKIAGFLVPTLVREEAGKNSKTPLDLGF from the coding sequence ATGATTCAAAACTTGCAGATTCTACCGCGAAATGACTCATATTGGCAGGAGCGAGAGTGGAAAAAGTTGCTCGCCGGAGCGATTTCTTCACCTTTTGAGCTCTTGTCACGACTGAATCTGTCTCCCGATCAGCTACCCTACTCCATTCTAGATAAGCATCGCTTTATTCAAAAGGTCCCTGCTCCTTTCATTGATAGGATGGAAATTGGAAACCCCAATGATCCTCTTTTACGTCAGGTGTTGGCATTGAGTGAGGAAAACAATACTGTGGAGGGGTTTGTTTCCGACCCTTTGCAAGAACAGGAATCTGAAATTCCAGGTCTGCTACACAAATATCGTTCACGCGTTCTGGTCATGCTGTCTACGGCCTGTGCTATTAACTGTCGCTACTGCTTCCGCCGCGAGTTTCCCTATCAGGAACATCAGACTGGGCGCGACGGATGGTCTGCGATTTTTGATTACCTGCGAGATCACCCTGAAATCAATGAGGTTATTCTAAGTGGGGGCGATCCTCTGGCGGTCAGTGATGCCTACCTCAATGATTTTATCCAGCAACTAAGTGCAATACCTTCTGTTATCAGATTGAGAATTCATACACGGCTACCAGTGGTCATTCCGCAACGAGTGACGCAGGGCTTTGTTGACGCCGTAACTCAAAGTCGCCTGCAAACTGTTGTGGTCTTACACATTAATCACCCGAATGAAATTGATGAGCTTTTTTCCAAGTCGTTGTCCAGACTACATAGAGCAGGAGTCAGCCTTCTCAACCAAAGCGTACTTTTAAAAGATGTTAACGACGATAGTCGCATTTTAGCCGAACTTAGCGAAAAATTGTTTGCTAGCCATATATTGCCCTATTATCTACATCTGCTGGATAAAGTCAGTGGCGCACATCATTTTCTGGTATCGGATCAGCAGGCAAAATCCATTATGCAACAATTGCATCAAAAGATTGCCGGCTTTCTTGTTCCAACTCTGGTTCGCGAGGAAGCCGGAAAGAACAGCAAAACCCCTCTGGATCTCGGTTTTTAG
- a CDS encoding YeiH family protein, whose protein sequence is MQNSKLFPFTPANILLLVLSLACIFSLLPASYALAAGLLWGWFFADQQALPLSSWASLLLKIAIVLLGFSLPLAELWGTARDSFVLTVSVIAGALLLGLLIARLLKLDAQQGWLISSGTAICGGSAIAAVGSSIKANSHNMVISLAIVFILNAVALFIFPAVGHWLELSQSQFGLWAALGIHDTSSVVGAAAVYGEEALEVATTTKLSRALWIIPLAIVASISQHSGKIKFSLPLFIVFFLLASAISSFLLSPELMAQVGTYIKPASKNLFALSLLWMGTSLNRAAIKSIPLRSMLLGIILWLAVSISSLYVVSQWYP, encoded by the coding sequence GTGCAGAACTCAAAATTATTCCCTTTCACACCAGCCAACATACTGTTGCTTGTGCTTAGTCTGGCTTGCATATTCAGTTTATTACCTGCGAGTTATGCCTTGGCAGCCGGCCTGTTATGGGGTTGGTTCTTTGCTGATCAGCAGGCTTTACCACTGTCCAGCTGGGCCAGTCTGCTACTGAAGATAGCGATTGTTTTGCTTGGATTTAGCCTACCATTAGCAGAACTTTGGGGAACGGCAAGAGATAGCTTTGTTCTAACCGTCAGTGTTATCGCTGGTGCACTATTGCTTGGACTACTCATCGCCAGGTTACTCAAACTTGACGCTCAACAGGGCTGGCTTATCAGTTCCGGGACAGCGATTTGTGGGGGAAGCGCCATTGCTGCTGTCGGTTCTTCCATAAAAGCCAATAGCCACAATATGGTTATTTCCCTTGCCATCGTTTTTATCTTAAATGCTGTGGCTCTGTTTATATTTCCTGCGGTAGGTCATTGGTTAGAGTTGTCACAGAGTCAATTTGGCCTGTGGGCAGCGCTGGGGATACATGACACCAGCAGCGTAGTTGGTGCTGCGGCGGTTTATGGCGAAGAAGCCCTGGAAGTAGCGACCACTACTAAATTATCACGCGCCTTATGGATTATTCCTTTGGCAATTGTTGCGTCAATCTCGCAGCACTCTGGCAAGATCAAATTCAGCCTACCCTTATTTATTGTGTTCTTCCTGCTGGCCAGTGCCATTAGCAGTTTCTTACTAAGTCCGGAGCTTATGGCGCAAGTAGGCACTTACATCAAGCCTGCGTCCAAAAACCTGTTTGCACTCAGCCTGTTATGGATGGGCACCAGTCTAAACCGAGCAGCCATTAAGTCGATCCCGCTTCGCTCCATGTTACTGGGAATCATTCTTTGGCTTGCGGTCTCCATAAGCTCGTTGTACGTTGTGTCCCAATGGTACCCATGA
- the nudC gene encoding NAD(+) diphosphatase, with protein sequence MFALQFDQLDRQAELRANPSELRELAQQKNSLILPVYHQKLLSGDNGLIWLSWNNLQNKVSTVQDKHLIYIGKVTIEGRPQHYFSYRLTKPEEFIQAFPEAGLKGLRELFPDLNETQSYLANVAIGIEHWHNTHQFCGYCGHATYSKLAGFVRQCSNPNCAKEHFPRTDAAVICAISFQDKILLGRQASWPEKRYSVIAGFVEPGESLEQAVAREADEEVGLEVTNIQYFSSQPWPFPQSLMTGFTADATHSNIRLKDQELEHADWFSRQQLIDLIANGELILPYRYSISRALVENWRSQ encoded by the coding sequence ATGTTCGCACTTCAATTTGATCAGCTCGACCGACAGGCCGAATTAAGGGCCAACCCTTCTGAGTTAAGAGAGCTGGCTCAGCAGAAGAACAGCTTGATCCTTCCTGTCTATCACCAAAAATTACTATCAGGTGATAATGGTCTCATTTGGCTTAGCTGGAACAATTTGCAAAACAAGGTTTCAACCGTTCAAGATAAGCACCTGATTTACATTGGAAAGGTAACTATTGAGGGACGCCCTCAACATTACTTCAGTTACCGTTTGACTAAACCAGAGGAGTTTATCCAAGCATTCCCAGAGGCGGGATTGAAAGGGTTGCGTGAGTTATTTCCTGATCTCAATGAAACTCAGTCCTATCTGGCCAATGTCGCCATTGGAATTGAACACTGGCACAACACACACCAGTTTTGTGGCTATTGCGGCCACGCAACTTATTCCAAGCTGGCTGGCTTTGTCCGTCAGTGCAGCAACCCTAACTGCGCTAAAGAACATTTTCCTCGCACCGATGCCGCGGTAATTTGTGCCATCAGTTTTCAGGATAAGATTCTGTTGGGGCGTCAGGCCAGCTGGCCAGAAAAACGCTACTCAGTTATTGCAGGCTTTGTCGAACCTGGCGAAAGCCTTGAGCAGGCAGTAGCACGAGAAGCTGATGAAGAAGTTGGACTGGAAGTTACCAATATCCAATATTTCAGCTCACAACCCTGGCCTTTTCCACAATCGCTGATGACTGGATTTACTGCAGACGCCACCCATTCTAATATCCGTTTAAAGGACCAGGAGCTGGAGCACGCGGACTGGTTCTCACGACAACAACTGATTGATTTGATAGCAAATGGCGAGCTTATACTTCCCTATCGCTACTCGATCTCCAGAGCTTTGGTTGAAAACTGGCGTAGCCAATAA